The DNA segment AAACAGCTCGATCAACTGCGACAGATGGGCGCGGGCCGCACTGCGGCCGGGGGTCTCTCCCGTGGTCACCCGCGCCCCTCCAGGTCCGCCCACACGATCTTGCCCCAGCGCCGCTCGTCCGTGCCCCAGTCGGCGGCCAGCGCCGCCACGAGACGCAGACCACGCCCGCCCTCGTTGCTGTCGTCGGCGTCGCGCTGCACCGGCCGCGCCCGGGAGAGATCCGCGACGCCGACACGCACCCGCGCGGCGCCAGGGCGGTCGATGACGACCCGGATGGACTCCCGCCGGGCGTGCTGCACGGCGTTGGCCACCAGCTCCGAGACGATCAGCGCCCCATCCTCGGCCAATGCGTCCAGCCCCCAGACGGCACAGGCGGTACGAAGCAGTCGCCGCGCGGTGGCTGCGCTCTCGGGCTGCCTCGGCAGGGTCTCGCTGTACCCGGGGTGCCCGGTCTGGCGGGCCCGGGTTGTAGGTTGCGGCATGTCGGTCTGCTTCCTTCAGATCGGCCGGCCCCGGGGCCGTTCGCGCGGTCGCCGGGGCGCTTCGCGTTCAGGTAACCGGGGTGCGTGATCATGCGGAGGAGCCAACCAGGAGGCCAGGGAGGGGCCACACTGGATACGGAAGGGGGCCACCATGAGCGACACCACCGAGCGACGCCGCGAGTTCGGCGCCTACCTCGCCGGTCTGCGGCGGCACTCCGGCCGCTCGCAGCGGCAGTTCGCCGCCGTGCTGTGCGCCGTGTCGGGCGCCCAGTCGATCACGCGGAACGAGGTCTCCCGGTGGGAGCGCGGGGAGCGCATCCCGGACGTGTGGCTCTCCACCTTCGCCCAGGTGCTGGGCGTGCCGCTGCGTGAGCTGGAGCAGGCCGCCGCGTACGCCCGGGGGGACGCTCAGGCCACCCTTCCCGGGGTCGCGGCCACCCTCGCGGACCTGCTGCCCGACGGGGACGCGCTGGAGCCCCTGGCGACCCCTTGTGGCCGTCGGATCGGCACCACCACCGTGGACAGCCTGGCGGCTCGCGTCCACGGCCTCCGGCTCGCGGACGATGTGCTGTCCGGCGGTGACCTGATCGCCCCCGCCTTCCGTGAGCTGCGCGCCGCCGTCCGCCTGTACCGCGGGTCCGAGCACTCCGAGGAAACGGGGCGCGGCCTGCTCGTGCAGATGGGGGAGTTGGGCCAGATCGCCGGATGGATCGCCTCGGACGCCGGTCGGAATGAGGACGCGGAGCACGCTTACCGACTCGGTCTCTCGGCCGCCCGCCAGGCCGGGGACGCGCCGCTGGTGGCACAGCTCGCGGGCAGCCTCGGCTACCACCTGACGAACAGCGGCCGGGAACGGGAGGGCCTGGACCTGGCGAAGGCAGCCGTCACGGAGGCCGGGCCGGACGCTCCGGCCACAACCCGCGCCCTGTTCCTGGACCGCGTGGCGTGGGCGCATACACGTGCCGGGGAGGCGCAACCGGCCCTGCGGGCGCTCGGGGAGGCCCACGCCGCCCTGGACGCCACGGACGGCCCTCCCGCGCCGACGTGGGCCTACTGGGTGAACCGCGAGGAGCTGGAGGTCATGGACGCCCGGGTGTTCACCGAGCTGCGCCGCCCGCTGCGCGCGGTACCGCTGCTCCAGGACGTGCTGGGACGCTACGACGCCACGCACGCCCGGGAGGTCGCGCTGTACCGCTCATGGTTGGCCGTGGCGCTGGCCGACGCGAACGAGCCCGAGCAGGCCGCCGACGAGGCGCGCCGCGTCATCGACACGTCCGGCGATCTTTCCTCGGAGCGCACGGCGGAGCGGGCCCGGACGGTCCTCCACCGGCTGAAGGATTACGAGGACGTGCCCGAGGCCCGCGAAGTGCTCACCGACCACGGGCATCTGCTGCTCGCCTGATCACAGCGGTCGCCCTAGACCGACGCCGACCAGCGGCGCGATCGTTCTCCACCCTTCCACCGGGGGATCGTGACCAGGGTCCGCAGCGTTGGACGGTGGATCGGTGGTAGCGGGCTGGCTTAGCGTTTACAC comes from the Streptomyces sp. SUK 48 genome and includes:
- a CDS encoding helix-turn-helix transcriptional regulator, with protein sequence MSDTTERRREFGAYLAGLRRHSGRSQRQFAAVLCAVSGAQSITRNEVSRWERGERIPDVWLSTFAQVLGVPLRELEQAAAYARGDAQATLPGVAATLADLLPDGDALEPLATPCGRRIGTTTVDSLAARVHGLRLADDVLSGGDLIAPAFRELRAAVRLYRGSEHSEETGRGLLVQMGELGQIAGWIASDAGRNEDAEHAYRLGLSAARQAGDAPLVAQLAGSLGYHLTNSGREREGLDLAKAAVTEAGPDAPATTRALFLDRVAWAHTRAGEAQPALRALGEAHAALDATDGPPAPTWAYWVNREELEVMDARVFTELRRPLRAVPLLQDVLGRYDATHAREVALYRSWLAVALADANEPEQAADEARRVIDTSGDLSSERTAERARTVLHRLKDYEDVPEAREVLTDHGHLLLA
- a CDS encoding ATP-binding protein, with amino-acid sequence MPQPTTRARQTGHPGYSETLPRQPESAATARRLLRTACAVWGLDALAEDGALIVSELVANAVQHARRESIRVVIDRPGAARVRVGVADLSRARPVQRDADDSNEGGRGLRLVAALAADWGTDERRWGKIVWADLEGRG